The following proteins are encoded in a genomic region of Chloracidobacterium sp.:
- the pip gene encoding prolyl aminopeptidase — protein sequence MASLYPEIEPFDSGEVRVSDIHTIHYERVGNPNGVPVVFLHGGPGGGLIPLYRQFFDPSYYHVILFDQRGSGRSTPHADLRENTTWDLISDIEVLREKFGIEKWYVFGGSWGSTLSLAYAETHPHHCNGLILRGIFLTRRKELQWFYQYGASEIFPDFWERYRDEIPEDERGDMIGAYYKRLTSDDEATRLSAARAWSVWEGSTSKLYPDKDLMEHWEGEHEALSLARIECHYFMNNSFFPTENYLIENVDKIRHIPTVIVQGRYDVVCPITSAWELHRAFPEAELVVIPDAGHSISEKGISSALVDAMEKFKKAV from the coding sequence ATGGCTTCCCTTTATCCGGAGATCGAACCTTTTGACAGCGGCGAAGTACGCGTCTCGGACATTCACACTATACATTACGAGCGTGTCGGCAATCCTAACGGCGTACCCGTCGTGTTCCTGCACGGCGGCCCCGGCGGCGGCTTGATCCCGCTCTATCGGCAGTTCTTCGACCCGTCGTATTATCACGTTATCCTTTTTGACCAACGCGGTTCAGGGCGATCAACGCCGCACGCTGATCTTCGCGAGAATACGACCTGGGATCTTATCTCTGATATCGAGGTACTTCGCGAGAAATTCGGTATCGAAAAATGGTACGTTTTTGGCGGCTCATGGGGCTCGACCCTCAGCCTGGCTTATGCCGAGACACATCCGCACCACTGCAACGGGCTGATATTGCGCGGCATATTCCTGACACGAAGGAAAGAGCTTCAGTGGTTCTATCAATACGGTGCAAGCGAGATATTCCCAGATTTTTGGGAGCGTTACCGCGATGAGATACCTGAGGACGAACGCGGCGATATGATCGGTGCGTACTATAAGCGCCTTACAAGCGACGATGAGGCAACGCGCCTTTCTGCCGCACGCGCGTGGAGCGTGTGGGAAGGCTCAACATCTAAGCTCTACCCTGACAAAGACCTAATGGAGCACTGGGAAGGCGAGCATGAGGCCTTGAGCCTCGCCCGCATAGAGTGCCATTATTTTATGAACAATTCGTTCTTCCCGACCGAGAATTACCTCATCGAGAATGTTGATAAGATACGGCACATTCCGACCGTGATCGTCCAAGGGCGTTATGATGTCGTCTGCCCCATAACATCTGCGTGGGAACTTCATCGAGCGTTCCCTGAGGCGGAATTGGTCGTGATACCCGACGCAGGACATTCGATCTCGGAAAAAGGCATTTCGTCAGCATTGGTCGATGCTATGGAGAAATTCAAAAAAGCCGTCTGA
- a CDS encoding twin-arginine translocase TatA/TatE family subunit produces the protein MNFGTTEILLIVAVLFLLFGASRLPQLAKSLGQSRKAFKEGMREAEEEERSGQLNNAAPAPQITQMSDAELKAEMERRTAAKAEH, from the coding sequence ATGAATTTTGGAACTACAGAGATCCTTCTGATCGTCGCAGTGCTTTTCCTGCTGTTCGGAGCATCGCGTTTGCCGCAGCTTGCAAAGTCGCTGGGCCAGTCGCGTAAAGCATTTAAGGAAGGCATGCGTGAGGCGGAGGAAGAAGAAAGATCCGGACAACTGAATAATGCGGCGCCGGCACCGCAGATCACTCAAATGAGCGACGCCGAGCTTAAGGCTGAAATGGAACGCCGCACTGCGGCAAAAGCCGAGCACTAA
- a CDS encoding methyltransferase domain-containing protein — protein sequence MAKTQKELAFLREHIIDGIWTQRFTELADQHLDLADAETLLYINAGTGSHALALDERFGEKTDIFALCETDEILAIARDKAAAVGSKVDFSRIRFENDAFDAVIADGSFILTDEAEELIGDAVRLAKSGGRIAVFLPTAGSYGEIFSLLWEVLMDDADHSFDVEALIAGLHSTTRLEEIAKELGMTDVETQTANEIFEFQDGAEFISAPLVQDILLPQWLSGLDVDAAEAAAERLAQLIDKDAGTLSFRFSVKATLLTGKKA from the coding sequence ATGGCTAAGACACAAAAGGAACTCGCGTTCCTCCGCGAACACATTATCGACGGCATTTGGACGCAGCGTTTTACTGAGCTTGCGGATCAGCATCTCGATCTTGCCGATGCTGAGACGCTTCTCTATATCAATGCCGGTACGGGCAGCCATGCGCTGGCTCTCGACGAGCGCTTCGGTGAAAAGACAGATATTTTTGCTTTGTGCGAAACGGACGAGATCCTCGCGATCGCACGCGATAAGGCTGCGGCGGTCGGTTCAAAGGTCGATTTTTCGCGGATACGTTTCGAGAACGACGCGTTCGATGCAGTTATCGCTGACGGCTCTTTCATCCTAACCGATGAGGCTGAGGAACTTATCGGCGATGCTGTACGACTTGCCAAAAGCGGCGGCCGCATCGCAGTATTTTTGCCTACCGCAGGCAGTTACGGCGAGATATTCTCGCTGCTTTGGGAAGTGCTGATGGATGATGCCGACCACAGCTTCGATGTCGAAGCTTTGATCGCAGGGCTGCACTCGACCACTCGGCTCGAAGAGATCGCAAAGGAACTCGGCATGACCGATGTTGAGACGCAGACGGCAAACGAGATATTTGAGTTTCAGGACGGCGCCGAATTCATCTCGGCTCCATTGGTGCAGGACATACTTCTGCCCCAATGGCTGTCAGGGCTGGATGTGGATGCGGCCGAAGCCGCGGCCGAACGGCTGGCGCAGTTGATAGACAAAGACGCAGGAACGCTCTCCTTTCGGTTCTCGGTAAAAGCGACCTTGCTTACGGGAAAGAAAGCCTGA